A region from the Candidatus Eisenbacteria bacterium genome encodes:
- the ftsH gene encoding ATP-dependent zinc metalloprotease FtsH — protein MRSLALWVILLLLLLTMYRMWQNARSPETEISYTRFIHEVEAGNIASVLIVEKEVKGSFNEPALISRGEGLPQKETLDFKVWLPSVDPELPKTIWEDNPNAAIRSRPIGMNWISMLLSWLPILLILGIWIFIVRQMQTGGNKAFSFGKSRARLLTADRPKITFNDVAGAVEAKEELREIIDFLRRPEKFQKLGGKIPKGALLLGQPGTGKTLLAKAVAGEAEVPFFSMSGSDFVEMFVGVGASRVRDLFEQGKRSAPCIIFIDEIDAVGRHRGAGLGGGHDEREQTLNQLLVEMDGFESKEGVILIAATNRPDVLDPALLRPGRFDRQIVVDMPDVAGREGILKVHTRKIPLGPDVSLPVLARGTPGLSGADIANLVNEAALLAARRNRDKVRMTDFEESKDKVMMGMERKSLILSDEEKKGTAYHEAGHALLAFLLPNADPLHKVSIIPRGQALGVTHLLPMDEKHKWSKEYCLDVVALSMGGRAAEILIFNELTTGARDDIEKSTTLARKMVCEWGMSEKLGPLTFGQKEEQIFLGREIARHRDYSEKTAVAIDEEIRGIVDAQFERAKRLLEENREMLVRIAETLREREVLDGEEIAQLVRGEELDPPPPAEYGGRSTTPEKPRDEGAPADGTADEEASEPGEAEPGNHAEPTA, from the coding sequence ATGCGCAGCCTCGCCCTCTGGGTGATCCTCCTCCTCCTCCTCCTCACGATGTACCGGATGTGGCAAAACGCCCGCTCCCCGGAGACGGAGATCAGCTACACCCGTTTCATCCACGAGGTGGAGGCGGGGAACATCGCCTCGGTGCTGATCGTGGAGAAGGAGGTGAAGGGCTCCTTCAACGAGCCGGCGCTGATCTCCCGCGGCGAGGGTCTACCGCAAAAAGAAACGCTCGATTTCAAGGTCTGGCTCCCGTCCGTGGATCCGGAGCTGCCGAAAACGATATGGGAGGACAATCCGAACGCGGCGATCCGCTCCCGCCCGATCGGGATGAACTGGATCTCCATGCTCCTCTCTTGGCTGCCGATTTTGCTCATCCTCGGCATTTGGATCTTCATCGTCCGCCAGATGCAGACCGGCGGGAACAAGGCATTCAGCTTCGGCAAGAGCCGGGCGCGGCTCCTCACGGCGGACCGCCCCAAGATCACGTTTAACGACGTGGCGGGCGCGGTGGAGGCGAAGGAGGAGCTGCGGGAGATCATCGATTTTCTGCGCCGGCCCGAGAAGTTCCAGAAGCTGGGCGGCAAGATCCCCAAGGGAGCGCTGCTTCTCGGCCAACCCGGGACGGGGAAGACGCTCCTCGCCAAGGCCGTGGCCGGCGAGGCGGAGGTTCCCTTCTTCTCCATGAGCGGCTCCGATTTCGTGGAGATGTTCGTCGGCGTCGGCGCCTCCCGCGTGCGGGACCTCTTCGAACAGGGGAAGCGGAGCGCGCCCTGCATCATCTTCATCGACGAGATCGACGCGGTGGGCCGGCACCGGGGCGCCGGCCTCGGCGGCGGCCACGACGAGCGGGAACAGACGCTGAACCAGCTCCTGGTCGAGATGGACGGCTTCGAGTCGAAGGAGGGGGTGATCCTGATCGCCGCCACCAACCGGCCCGACGTGCTCGACCCGGCGCTCCTCCGGCCGGGGCGCTTCGACCGGCAGATCGTGGTGGACATGCCGGACGTGGCGGGTCGCGAGGGGATCCTGAAAGTTCACACAAGAAAGATCCCTCTCGGTCCGGACGTCTCCCTCCCCGTGCTCGCCCGCGGCACGCCGGGCCTCTCGGGCGCGGACATCGCCAACCTGGTGAACGAGGCGGCGCTCCTCGCCGCGCGCCGCAACCGGGACAAGGTGAGAATGACCGACTTCGAGGAGTCGAAGGACAAGGTGATGATGGGGATGGAGCGGAAATCGCTCATCCTCAGCGACGAGGAGAAGAAGGGGACCGCCTATCACGAGGCGGGGCATGCGCTCCTCGCCTTCCTCCTGCCGAACGCCGACCCGCTCCACAAGGTTTCGATCATTCCGAGGGGACAGGCGCTGGGAGTCACCCACCTGCTGCCGATGGACGAGAAGCACAAGTGGAGCAAGGAGTACTGCCTGGACGTGGTGGCGCTCAGCATGGGCGGCCGGGCGGCGGAGATCCTGATTTTCAACGAGCTGACCACCGGCGCGCGGGACGACATCGAGAAGTCGACCACGTTGGCGCGCAAGATGGTCTGCGAGTGGGGTATGAGCGAGAAGCTCGGCCCGCTCACATTCGGGCAAAAGGAAGAGCAGATCTTCCTCGGCCGCGAAATCGCCCGCCACCGCGATTACTCGGAGAAAACCGCCGTCGCCATCGACGAGGAAATCCGGGGAATCGTGGACGCCCAGTTCGAGCGGGCGAAACGGCTCCTCGAGGAGAACCGGGAGATGCTGGTCCGAATCGCGGAGACGCTCCGGGAGAGGGAGGTGCTGGACGGCGAGGAGATCGCCCAGCTGGTTC
- the tilS gene encoding tRNA lysidine(34) synthetase TilS, with translation MDAIDRMIRTVRDRSLFRREDALLLALSGGPDSTCLLHMLVRIRDAWGLRLSAFHVNHGLRDDESDEDERFVRDDCARLGVPFRSARVPIRAAEKAAGLSLQERARGLRAAALIGAMKEEKADRIVTGHNRDDRVETVLYHLFRGSGPRGLAGIPHRSGPFVRPLLDLPRAAIEEWLAREGIPSRVDRTNLRAVYDRNRIRLELIPAAERLLGRSVAGPIAWSAEILAEVDDYLRREAERWIERRGVVSPEGAVQAPAGLLAEAHPALGAEILRRLAALGAGGEGTRIRRGTTRRLLALAAAERDGSLRIPGGLTARVEGDRLFFVTTAAPSAPYEMDVEIDRPVPLPDGRTLLCRIETLPEGMGERGEPEPGESAAALSARLDADRAAFPLLVRNRRPGDRFRPLGAPGGRKLQDLFTDRKVPRHARDDVPLLVDREGILWAAGVEIADRARLTRSTTKILTVAILPVPNDT, from the coding sequence GTGGACGCCATCGACCGCATGATTCGCACCGTCCGGGACCGGTCGCTCTTCCGGCGCGAAGACGCGCTTCTGCTCGCCCTCTCCGGCGGCCCCGATTCGACCTGCCTCCTCCACATGCTCGTTCGGATCCGGGACGCATGGGGGCTTCGGCTCTCCGCTTTTCACGTCAATCACGGGTTGCGCGACGATGAGTCGGACGAAGACGAGCGTTTCGTCCGCGACGACTGCGCCCGCCTCGGCGTCCCTTTCCGGAGCGCGCGCGTGCCGATCCGCGCCGCCGAAAAAGCGGCGGGGCTTTCCCTCCAAGAGAGGGCGCGCGGCTTGCGCGCCGCCGCGCTCATCGGCGCGATGAAGGAGGAGAAGGCGGACCGCATCGTCACGGGCCACAACAGGGACGACCGGGTGGAGACCGTGCTCTACCACCTCTTCCGGGGCTCCGGGCCGAGGGGACTCGCCGGGATTCCCCACCGCTCCGGGCCTTTCGTGAGACCGCTGCTCGATCTCCCCCGCGCCGCGATCGAGGAGTGGCTCGCCCGGGAGGGGATCCCCTCCCGCGTCGATCGAACCAACCTGCGGGCGGTGTACGATCGGAACAGGATCCGCCTGGAGCTGATTCCGGCGGCGGAGAGGCTTCTGGGACGTTCGGTGGCGGGACCGATCGCGTGGAGCGCCGAGATTCTGGCGGAAGTGGACGACTACCTGCGGCGCGAGGCGGAGCGTTGGATCGAACGCCGCGGCGTGGTTTCGCCCGAAGGCGCCGTTCAAGCTCCCGCCGGCCTTCTCGCGGAAGCGCACCCCGCCCTCGGCGCGGAGATCCTCCGTCGCCTCGCCGCCCTCGGCGCGGGAGGCGAGGGAACGCGGATCCGCCGGGGAACGACACGCCGTCTCCTCGCCCTCGCCGCCGCCGAGAGGGACGGATCCCTTCGCATCCCCGGCGGGCTCACGGCGCGCGTCGAAGGGGATCGTCTCTTCTTCGTGACGACCGCCGCGCCCTCCGCCCCCTACGAAATGGATGTTGAGATCGACCGTCCCGTTCCTCTTCCCGACGGCCGCACGCTTCTCTGCCGCATCGAGACGCTCCCCGAGGGAATGGGAGAGCGCGGCGAACCGGAGCCGGGGGAGAGCGCGGCCGCCCTCTCGGCGCGCCTCGACGCGGACCGCGCGGCGTTCCCTCTCCTCGTGCGGAATCGCCGCCCCGGCGACCGCTTCCGCCCCCTCGGCGCGCCCGGCGGGCGGAAGCTGCAGGACCTCTTCACGGACAGGAAAGTCCCCCGCCACGCCAGGGACGACGTCCCCCTCCTCGTCGACCGCGAGGGGATCCTCTGGGCGGCGGGCGTGGAGATCGCCGACCGAGCGCGGTTAACTCGATCGACGACAAAGATCTTGACGGTTGCAATTCTCCCCGTGCCGAACGATACTTAA
- a CDS encoding YfhO family protein: protein MIPSLLGNGGRGRGERIALLFLALVALLFFRDVLFGPNALVTSNMSRWLPWRATATLERQARPSFRDDAAETYYPRRHLSAEELEAGRVPLWNRYILCGTPHLADFQSCVFHPLNLLLYRIDHRWAMGAFVVFHLLLGAFFLFLLSRRLGVGNAGATVGGLSFLFNAYFATYLGHPPHISTGCWLPALLLLARRQVRRGWTPLLPLAAALTILGGFPQTILYVFTISSAFALVEWGGLPRPERRRGAFRIAALGLLIAVGAGITLFQILPTAELGGLSERRNIPVEEILRDHQPRPWSMIRAVLPDFFGNPVDENYWIVPYQGALPHPSDVGWIGYGGVLPLLLAGAALLFRRRRETIFFGAVAAFSLALAFSPHLFRLFHRLVPFARFSAELHRLQFPFLFSVAVLAGFGFDAIAERLAGANRRRVIAYIAAWMLAAPLLAAATGIWGGAMRRDARERMFRVELSSIRPAVVPPHARIWLEGRSEEEWAAHQWKVAFRFGAIVLAGGAALLLIGKRGRAGRAAAAAAILIVLADGWTFARVYYTPQPRDEIFADHPSLQTLRAEEEEPFRVSRFTREYMLPSNTGLPYGIEDLGGVNALLPAHYARVFEAIDPNLFPDGRRITAFHHPSDLFLPLWDLLNLKYILVPDRYEPANGPARNWEEALEGSDRFRVLRRPPLTLLENTRVLPRAFLRHDWVVEKNRGEILRRITVPGFDPRGPLFIEEDPAIPRGTAPELPEDLCEVIRREGPDVTLRARSGEAGLLFLSETDFPGWEAAVDGVPAPILRADYAFRAVAIPAGEHEVSFRYRPRSFRRGVIGSALFAALYLVLVAVAARRRLPARRDALPR, encoded by the coding sequence ATGATCCCATCCCTCCTCGGGAACGGCGGGCGCGGGCGTGGCGAACGGATCGCCCTCCTCTTCCTGGCGCTCGTCGCGCTTCTCTTTTTCCGGGACGTCCTCTTCGGCCCGAACGCCCTGGTGACGAGCAACATGTCCCGCTGGCTCCCCTGGCGCGCGACGGCGACGTTGGAACGCCAAGCCCGGCCTTCCTTCCGGGACGACGCGGCGGAAACCTATTACCCGCGACGCCATCTCTCCGCCGAAGAGCTGGAGGCCGGGCGCGTCCCGCTCTGGAACCGCTACATTCTGTGCGGCACCCCCCATCTGGCCGACTTCCAGTCCTGCGTGTTCCACCCGTTGAACCTGCTCCTCTACCGCATCGACCACCGGTGGGCGATGGGAGCGTTCGTCGTCTTCCATCTCCTGCTGGGCGCGTTCTTCCTCTTTCTGCTGTCGCGACGTCTCGGCGTGGGGAACGCCGGCGCCACGGTGGGCGGGCTCTCCTTTCTGTTCAACGCTTACTTCGCCACCTATCTCGGGCACCCGCCCCACATCTCGACGGGGTGCTGGCTTCCGGCGCTCCTGCTCCTCGCCCGGCGGCAGGTGAGGCGGGGGTGGACCCCCCTCCTCCCCCTCGCCGCGGCCCTCACCATCCTCGGCGGCTTTCCGCAGACAATACTTTATGTGTTCACGATCAGTTCCGCATTCGCCCTGGTCGAGTGGGGAGGGCTCCCCCGGCCGGAGCGGCGGCGCGGCGCGTTCCGGATCGCGGCGCTGGGACTCCTGATCGCCGTCGGCGCCGGAATCACTCTCTTTCAGATCCTCCCCACCGCCGAGTTGGGCGGTCTCTCGGAGCGCCGGAACATCCCGGTGGAGGAGATTCTCCGGGACCATCAGCCGCGCCCCTGGTCGATGATCCGCGCGGTCCTTCCCGACTTCTTCGGCAACCCGGTGGACGAAAACTACTGGATCGTCCCCTACCAGGGGGCGCTTCCCCATCCCTCCGACGTCGGGTGGATCGGCTACGGCGGGGTGCTCCCCCTCCTGCTCGCGGGGGCGGCGCTCCTCTTCCGAAGACGGCGGGAGACGATCTTCTTCGGCGCCGTGGCCGCCTTCTCCTTGGCGCTCGCTTTTTCGCCCCACCTCTTCCGCCTCTTCCACCGGCTCGTCCCCTTCGCGCGCTTCAGCGCCGAACTGCATCGCCTCCAGTTCCCCTTCCTCTTCTCCGTCGCGGTACTCGCGGGATTCGGGTTCGACGCGATCGCCGAGCGGCTCGCCGGCGCCAATCGTCGCCGGGTGATCGCCTACATCGCGGCCTGGATGCTGGCGGCACCCCTCTTGGCGGCGGCGACCGGCATCTGGGGCGGTGCGATGCGCCGCGACGCCCGGGAGCGAATGTTCCGGGTCGAGCTGAGTTCGATCCGGCCCGCCGTGGTTCCGCCGCACGCCCGCATTTGGCTCGAGGGACGTTCGGAGGAGGAATGGGCGGCGCACCAGTGGAAGGTGGCGTTCCGTTTCGGCGCGATCGTCCTCGCCGGCGGGGCGGCGCTTCTTTTAATCGGTAAGCGCGGGCGGGCGGGCCGCGCGGCGGCGGCGGCGGCGATCCTGATCGTACTCGCGGACGGCTGGACCTTCGCCCGGGTCTACTACACGCCCCAGCCCCGGGATGAGATCTTCGCCGATCACCCCTCGCTCCAAACCCTGCGGGCGGAGGAGGAAGAGCCCTTCCGCGTCTCCCGCTTCACGCGGGAGTACATGCTTCCCTCCAACACGGGCCTCCCTTACGGGATCGAAGATCTGGGCGGCGTGAACGCCCTTCTCCCCGCCCATTACGCCCGCGTCTTCGAGGCGATCGATCCGAACCTCTTCCCCGACGGAAGGCGGATCACCGCTTTCCATCACCCGTCGGACCTCTTCCTTCCCTTGTGGGATCTTTTGAACCTAAAATACATATTGGTGCCCGATCGCTACGAGCCGGCGAACGGGCCGGCGAGGAATTGGGAGGAGGCGCTGGAGGGAAGCGATCGTTTCCGCGTTTTGCGGCGGCCTCCCCTCACGCTCCTCGAAAACACGCGTGTCCTGCCGAGAGCCTTTCTGCGCCACGACTGGGTGGTGGAGAAGAACCGCGGCGAGATCCTGCGGCGGATCACGGTGCCCGGTTTCGACCCGCGCGGCCCCCTCTTCATCGAGGAGGATCCGGCGATCCCGCGGGGGACGGCGCCGGAGTTGCCGGAGGATCTCTGCGAAGTGATCCGGCGGGAGGGCCCGGACGTCACGCTCCGCGCCCGCTCCGGAGAAGCCGGGCTTCTCTTCCTGAGCGAGACCGACTTCCCCGGCTGGGAAGCGGCGGTGGACGGCGTTCCGGCGCCGATCCTGCGGGCCGACTACGCCTTCCGGGCGGTGGCGATCCCGGCCGGGGAACACGAGGTATCGTTTCGATACCGGCCCCGGTCTTTCCGGCGGGGCGTGATCGGCTCGGCGCTCTTCGCGGCTCTTTATCTTGTCCTCGTCGCGGTCGCCGCCCGGCGCCGCCTTCCGGCGAGGCGGGACGCGCTTCCGCGTTGA
- a CDS encoding glycosyltransferase family 2 protein: MSAPLDKPTISFFFPACNEQDTVEELARRADRVLRDLASDYEVIIVDDGSTDRTPEIADRLARENRRIRVIRHPVNRGYGLALRSGFESARFDLIFYTDGDLQFDVAELSRLIPLIRDADIVSAYKIRRMDGWERKAVSWVYNTALRVFFGLPLRDVNCGFKLYRREVFEAFTLSSTRGLIDAEVLLKARKAGFRIVQVGVTHFRRRAGGSRYRIREIVMTMLQMARLWRELYLS; this comes from the coding sequence ATGAGCGCGCCACTGGACAAACCGACCATCTCCTTCTTCTTCCCCGCCTGCAACGAGCAGGACACGGTGGAGGAGTTGGCCCGGAGGGCGGACCGCGTGCTTCGCGACCTCGCCTCCGACTACGAGGTGATCATCGTCGACGACGGATCCACCGACCGGACGCCGGAGATCGCCGATCGTCTCGCCCGGGAGAACCGCCGGATCCGGGTGATCCGGCACCCCGTCAACCGGGGTTACGGGCTGGCGCTCCGGAGCGGATTCGAATCGGCGCGATTCGACCTGATCTTCTACACGGACGGGGACCTGCAGTTCGACGTGGCGGAACTCTCTCGGCTGATCCCGCTCATCCGCGACGCGGACATCGTCTCCGCCTACAAAATCCGACGGATGGACGGCTGGGAACGGAAGGCGGTCTCCTGGGTCTACAACACGGCGCTCCGGGTCTTCTTCGGGCTCCCGCTGCGGGACGTGAACTGCGGGTTCAAGCTGTACCGACGCGAGGTGTTCGAAGCGTTCACCCTCTCCTCCACGCGCGGGCTGATCGACGCGGAAGTGCTTCTCAAGGCCCGCAAGGCGGGATTCCGCATCGTCCAGGTCGGCGTGACCCATTTCCGGCGCCGCGCCGGCGGCAGCCGGTACCGGATCCGGGAAATCGTAATGACCATGCTCCAGATGGCCCGGCTCTGGAGGGAACTTTACCTGTCATGA
- a CDS encoding sulfatase: MREQGHRKERRGGTDHRRGAFAVFLLLLPALLSGCSRKPSTPPNVLLITIDTLRSDRVGAYGGASTRTPAIDRLAREGTLFTEAYSSIPITLPSHTSILTGLYPRTHGVLSHGFTLDDEHRTLAQILKENGYQTAAFVSSHVLDDKYGLARGFDIYWERYNYGLQRINALLSQEGQDVQVWALSDYIRDELKEPYFLWVHWFFPHKPYEPPPPMERLYDPDPSSDLRADVPTLERVWLGDLALNEPMIERFRSLYDGEVSFTDLQLDRVLDRLRERGVLDHTLVFFTADHGEVLYEHDRYFGHDIMLYDQSIRVPLIVRAPGTAPAGALSGTTVRNIDLAPTILDLLSIPPEKYPMEGRSFAPSLRGETQEEAPVFAEVYPPKQDWKSLPRHAVRYGGWKWITVDGEEGGLLYDMDADPAEQEDRSGRDPESLARMADMLNAWMIQEGGAATGFPELSEEEMERLRSLGYIGSGD, translated from the coding sequence GTGCGCGAGCAAGGGCATCGTAAAGAGCGGAGAGGAGGGACGGATCACCGGCGCGGCGCCTTCGCCGTTTTTCTTCTGCTTCTGCCGGCGCTCCTCTCCGGTTGCTCGCGGAAACCCTCGACGCCTCCCAACGTCCTCCTCATCACGATCGACACGCTCCGTTCCGATCGGGTCGGCGCCTACGGGGGCGCGTCGACGCGCACCCCGGCCATCGACCGGCTCGCTCGGGAAGGAACCCTTTTCACGGAAGCCTACAGCTCCATTCCGATCACCCTCCCCTCCCACACGTCGATCCTCACCGGCCTCTACCCGCGGACGCACGGCGTGCTGAGCCACGGCTTCACCCTCGACGACGAACACCGCACCCTCGCGCAGATTCTCAAGGAGAACGGCTATCAAACCGCCGCCTTCGTCTCGAGCCACGTGCTGGACGACAAGTACGGCCTCGCCCGGGGGTTCGACATCTACTGGGAGCGCTACAACTACGGGCTGCAGCGGATCAACGCGCTCTTGAGCCAGGAGGGGCAGGACGTGCAGGTGTGGGCCCTCTCCGATTACATCCGCGACGAACTCAAGGAGCCCTATTTCCTCTGGGTGCATTGGTTCTTCCCGCATAAACCTTACGAGCCGCCGCCGCCGATGGAACGCCTCTACGACCCGGACCCGTCGAGCGACCTCCGGGCGGACGTGCCGACGCTGGAGCGCGTTTGGCTGGGGGATCTGGCGCTGAACGAGCCGATGATCGAGCGCTTCCGCAGCCTCTACGACGGCGAGGTCTCCTTCACCGATCTCCAGTTGGACAGGGTGCTCGACCGTCTCCGGGAGCGCGGCGTGCTCGACCACACGCTCGTCTTCTTCACCGCCGACCACGGCGAGGTGCTCTACGAACACGACCGCTACTTCGGTCACGACATCATGCTCTACGACCAGTCGATCCGGGTGCCGTTGATCGTGCGCGCCCCGGGCACGGCGCCGGCGGGAGCCCTCTCCGGAACGACCGTACGGAACATCGATCTGGCGCCGACGATCCTGGACCTTCTCTCGATCCCGCCGGAGAAATACCCGATGGAGGGACGTTCGTTCGCCCCTTCGCTCCGCGGCGAAACCCAGGAGGAGGCGCCGGTCTTCGCCGAGGTTTATCCGCCCAAACAGGACTGGAAATCGCTCCCGCGTCACGCCGTCCGTTACGGCGGCTGGAAGTGGATCACCGTCGACGGAGAGGAGGGGGGCCTTCTCTACGACATGGACGCCGACCCGGCGGAGCAAGAGGATCGATCAGGCCGAGACCCGGAGAGCCTCGCGCGGATGGCCGATATGCTGAATGCATGGATGATTCAGGAGGGAGGCGCCGCGACGGGCTTCCCCGAGCTGAGCGAGGAAGAGATGGAACGCCTCCGATCGCTCGGATACATCGGGAGCGGGGACTGA
- a CDS encoding DUF2723 domain-containing protein has translation MSGVSMKTGGLFDRIGWLLLLFPFLFLLWTARPDLEGGDSAELVTAAHTLGIPHATGYPLYVWLGRIAILLFGSDPARAMNLLSALLGAGAILVAALAAREATGDILAGAVALAGLALARPFWHVASLAEVYTLHHLLLAATLFFLFRWRRTGGERFLWLAVWAAGLDASHHGSALLFAPGYALFVIAHRRLLPSLPRLAAPLLLLPLAFTVYLHLPIRNGADPAVNAFRDIQEKVDLGLLDKESAGDSFGDRFLFKLRGAGPGRKLTWFDDTARENAAGFPDYFRRTAGAFLLPIGLSGLLWGAARRGRSAALLLLYCFLANTLFYVNFRTMDLEDFVLPSTLFLLLGGSLLLADLRRLAPRTGAASFVLPLLLVALAAGNGADLARRAERINGYVHSRTILETERRLLAEDLPEGAHICLPWGRAMAVVYLQAVEGIRTDITVHHLARREYDRVIEEYGGRVPLYVEDISAETRRAWRVVPEAGLFRIEPKGERKSR, from the coding sequence ATGAGCGGCGTTTCCATGAAGACGGGCGGCCTTTTCGATCGGATCGGGTGGCTGCTGCTCCTCTTCCCATTCCTCTTTCTCCTCTGGACCGCCCGGCCGGATCTGGAGGGAGGGGACTCGGCGGAACTGGTGACGGCGGCGCACACCCTCGGCATTCCCCACGCCACCGGTTATCCGCTCTATGTCTGGCTCGGACGAATCGCCATACTCCTTTTCGGCTCCGACCCGGCGCGCGCGATGAACCTCCTCTCGGCGCTTCTGGGCGCGGGCGCGATCCTGGTCGCCGCCCTGGCGGCGCGGGAGGCGACGGGCGACATCCTCGCCGGAGCGGTCGCCCTGGCCGGGCTCGCCCTGGCGCGACCTTTCTGGCACGTGGCGTCCCTGGCGGAGGTGTACACCCTCCATCACCTGCTCCTGGCGGCGACGCTTTTCTTCCTCTTCCGCTGGAGAAGAACCGGCGGGGAGCGATTCCTCTGGCTCGCGGTGTGGGCCGCCGGGCTCGACGCCTCCCACCACGGGTCCGCCCTCCTCTTCGCCCCGGGATACGCCCTCTTCGTGATCGCGCACCGGAGGCTACTCCCCTCCCTCCCGCGGCTCGCCGCGCCCCTTCTCCTCCTCCCCCTCGCCTTCACCGTCTATCTGCACCTTCCGATACGGAACGGCGCCGATCCCGCGGTGAACGCCTTCCGGGACATCCAGGAAAAGGTGGATCTGGGCCTGCTCGATAAAGAGAGCGCCGGCGATTCCTTCGGCGATCGTTTTCTCTTCAAGCTTCGCGGCGCCGGCCCGGGCCGCAAGCTCACCTGGTTCGACGACACGGCCCGGGAGAACGCGGCGGGGTTCCCCGATTACTTCCGGAGGACCGCCGGCGCTTTCCTTCTCCCCATCGGCCTCTCGGGGCTCCTCTGGGGCGCGGCGCGGCGGGGGCGCTCCGCGGCGCTTCTTCTGCTCTACTGCTTCCTGGCGAACACGCTCTTCTATGTCAATTTCCGCACCATGGACCTGGAGGATTTCGTTCTCCCCTCCACCCTCTTCCTCCTTCTCGGCGGTTCCCTGCTCCTGGCGGACCTGCGGCGTCTCGCGCCCCGGACGGGCGCGGCGTCCTTCGTACTCCCCCTCCTGCTCGTCGCCCTCGCCGCCGGCAACGGGGCGGACCTGGCGCGGCGGGCGGAGCGTATAAACGGATACGTCCACAGCCGGACGATCCTGGAGACCGAGCGACGGCTACTCGCCGAGGACCTGCCCGAAGGGGCCCACATCTGCCTTCCGTGGGGAAGGGCGATGGCGGTCGTCTATCTGCAGGCGGTCGAGGGAATCCGGACCGACATCACGGTCCACCACCTCGCGCGCCGCGAGTACGACCGGGTGATCGAAGAGTACGGGGGCCGGGTCCCCCTCTATGTGGAGGACATCTCGGCGGAGACACGGCGCGCCTGGCGGGTCGTCCCGGAGGCGGGGCTTTTCCGGATCGAGCCAAAAGGAGAGCGGAAATCGCGTTGA